In Colletotrichum destructivum chromosome 8, complete sequence, the following proteins share a genomic window:
- a CDS encoding Putative Phosphoribosyltransferase domain, adenine phosphoribosyl transferase yields the protein MSTEQLPISTDAPQAPINPLAAHPVNPQDAQGRQPASAAAASSELASGKMKLKGALRHFADFPIKGIDFVDIMPLFLDPVVHQALGEILELQVKEAFESLPDVIVGLDARGFLFGPGMALRLGTGFAPVRKQGKLPGPCVTAEYQKEYGSDFFQMQQDAIKPGQKVLIVDDIIATGGSAKAAADLVKKLGGDIIGYLFILEIPGLNGREKLGDTKTVILLEDA from the exons ATGTCCACCGAACAGCTCCCCATTTCAACCGACGCCCCTCAGGCACCAATCAACCCTTTGGCCGCCCATCCCGTCAACCCTCAAGATGCCCAGGGACGACagcccgcctccgccgccgccgcctcctccgaaCTCGCCAGTGGGAAGATGAAGCTCAAGGGCGCCCTGCGTCACTTTGCTGACTTCCCCATCAAGGGCATTGATTTTGTCGACATCATGCCCCTCTTCCTTGACCCCGTCGTCCACCAGGCGCTTGGCGAAATCCTTGAGTTGCAGGTTAAGGAAGCTTTCGAGTCCCTTCCCGATGTCattgtcggcctcgacgcccgcggTTTCCTGTTCGGTCCCGGCATGGCCCTCCGTCTCGGCACTGGCTTCGCACCGGTGCGCAAGCAGGGCAAGCTGCCCGGCCCGTGCGTAACGGCCGAGTACCAGAAGGAGTACGGCTCCGACTTCTTCCAGATGCAGCAGGACGCCATCAAGCCTGGCCAGAAGGTCCTGAttgtcgacgacatcatTGCTACCG GCGGCTCCGCAAAGGCCGCGGCAGACCTTgtcaagaagctcggcggcgacatcaTCGGCTACCTTTTTATCCTCGAGATCCCCGGCTTGAACGGCcgcgagaagctcggcgacaCCAAGACCGTAATCCTCCTCGAAGACGCATAA
- a CDS encoding Putative peroxisome biogenesis factor 2/10, with the protein MTSTNFAQAQQRLAARRQAREADNAARIAAQRETSRARAQIDRLPFPFSRLGSAWDSVSSQEGTRPAFRVGQVDAELLDDELLELLRGQVGDAVKYFAGGHLKDDWSAEILLALRAILFKLTVWDNDATYGAALQNLKYTDARTNGSALVPPSKWQKSLYGLTTVLGKYGWEKWENWLLEHDDGYSDDPNPRLQRMSRITSRITTLHAGAAFVSFLVFLLQGRYRTLLDRVLRMRLASPTSQVSREVSFEYLNRQLVWHAFTEFLLFILPLVGINRWRRWISRTWRKTKEIITTKGDDEKTTNGELGFLPERTCAICYQDQNALASTETEIMAAAASSGVIGSAQTDITNPYETIPCGCVYCFVCLATRLEREEGEGWTCLRCGELVKECKPWSGDVLEPPRKSPTAKVVAFSDDAKDVESDVEVECEADVEADGGVDNEFVDVPQDKDYSTDSTDTGDSEGFEETMDQDE; encoded by the coding sequence ATGACATCGACCAACTTTGCGCAAGCGCAACAGCGCCTCGCAGCCCGACGACAAGCCCGCGAAGCCGACAACGCAGCCCGCATTGCCGCGCAACGCGAAACATCACGAGCTCGCGCCCAGATCGATCGTTTGCCGTTCCCTTTCAGTCGCCTTGGCTCGGCTTGGGACTCGGTATCATCGCAAGAGGGGACGCGCCCCGCGTTCAGGGTTGGTCAGGTTGACGCCGAATTGCTGGATGACGAGCTGCTGGAACTCCTCCGCGGCCAGGTCGGCGATGCAGTCAAATACTTTGCCGGCGGCCACCTGAAAGACGACTGGTCCGCAGAAATACTGTTGGCACTCCGCGCTATCCTGTTCAAGTTGACGGTTTGGGACAACGATGCGACGTACGGCGCGGCCTTGCAGAACCTAAAATATACGGATGCGCGCACGAACGGTTCAGCCCTGGTCCCGCCGTCCAAGTGGCAGAAGTCCTTGTACGGACTGACCACAGTCTTGGGGAAATACGGTTGGGAGAAATGGGAGAACTGGCTCCTGGAACATGATGACGGATATAGCGACGATCCAAATCCTCGCCTGCAACGGATGTCAAGGATCACATCCCGGATCACGACGCTgcatgccggcgccgccttcgtgTCTTTCCTTGTCTTTCTTCTGCAAGGACGGTACCGCACCCTCCTGGACAGGGTCTTGAGAATGCGCCTGGCTTCCCCAACCAGCCAGGTGAGTCGAGAGGTATCCTTCGAGTACCTCAATCGGCAACTCGTGTGGCACGCCTTTACGGAATTCTTACTCTTCATACTACCACTCGTTGGCATCAAccggtggaggaggtggatCTCGCGGACATGGCGCAAGACGAAAGAGATCATCACCACGAagggggacgacgagaagacgacAAATGGCGAACTTGGCTTCCTGCCTGAGCGCACCTGTGCCATCTGCTACCAAGACCAGAACGCGCTTGCAAGCACCGAAACCGAGatcatggcggcggccgcatcAAGTGGCGTCATCGGTTCGGCTCAGACTGACATCACCAATCCATACGAGACAATTCCCTGCGGGTGCGTCTATTGCTTTGTCTGCCTCGCAACTCGTCtcgagagagaagagggtgAGGGCTGGACGTGTCTTAGGTGCGGCGAGCTTGTCAAAGAATGCAAGCCCTGGagcggcgacgtcctcgagccGCCAAGAAAGTCACCCACTGCAAAGGTCGTTGCCTTTTctgacgacgccaaggacgTCGAAAGTGACGTGGAGGTGGAGTGTGAAGCTGATGTCGAAGCCGACGGGGGAGTTGACAACGAGTTTGTCGACGTCCCTCAGGACAAAGACTACTCTACCGACAGTACCGACACTGGCGACTCGGAAGGCTTCGAGGAGACCATGGATCAGGATGAATAA
- a CDS encoding Putative quinone oxidoreductase/zeta-crystallin, GroES-like superfamily, alcohol dehydrogenase — MRGIEIKEYVKSPKELRVTDLPDPVPKKDDEYLIQVHATAANFFDILQIQGKYQTQPPFPWISGAEFAGTVLKAPSSNPKYPVGARVFGATQGAFATKCLARERDLLPIPEGWSYQAAAGLFVTAPTSYGALVVRAGIKTGDIVLVHAAAGGVGLAAVQVAKAFGATVIATASTPRKLEVAKAFGADHVVDYREADWPTKVKALTPKGRGVDIVYDPVGMVDASTKCTAWNGRILIIGFAAGKIEKVAMNKVLLKNISLVGIFWGQYAVKEKETVVEVWKGIMRLVTEGKLRGTEFTDEEFVGLERVPDALIALGSRGTWGKVVVKIPQDGQSKL; from the exons ATGCGCGGCATAGAGATCAAGGAATATGTCAAG TCTCCCAAAGAGCTCCGTGTGACGGACCTCCCAGACCCCGTTcccaagaaggacgacgagTACCTCATTCAAGTCCACGCCACGGCAGCAAACTTCTTTGACATCCTCCAAATCCAAGGGAAATACCAGACCCAGCCTC CCTTCCCCTGGATCTCAGGCGCCGAGTTCGCCGGTACAGTTCTCAAAGCCCCGTCATCCAACCCTAAATACCCCGTCGGCGCTCGCGTTTTTGGCGCCACACAGGGCGCTTTCGCCACCAAGTGCCTCGCCCGCGAGCGGGAcctcctccccatccccgaAGGCTGGTCCTATCAGGCGGCCGCTGGCCTCTTCgtcacggcgccgacgtcttACGGCGCCCTAGTCGTCCGCGCAGGAATCAAgaccggcgacatcgtccttgtccatgccgccgccggtggcgtCGGTCTCGCCGCTGTGCAGGTCGCAAAGGCCTTTGGTGCCACCGTCAtcgcgacggcgtcgacgccccGCAAGCTCGAGGTCGCAAAGGCGTTCGGTGCGGACCACGTCGTCGACTACCGTGAAGCCGACTGGCCAACAAAGGTCAAGGCGCTGACGCCCAAGGGCAGGGGCGTGGACATCGTCTACGACCCCGTGGGCATGGTCGACGCGAGCACAAAGTGCACGGCGTGGAACGGGCGCATACTCATTATCGGCTTCGCAGCCGGCAAGATCGAAAAGGTCGCCATGAACAAGGTCCTCCTCAAGAATATCAGCCTCGTAGGCATATTCTGGGGCCAGTATGCCGTCaaagagaaggagacggTCGTCGAGGTATGGAAGGGCATTATGAGGCTTGTCACCGAGGGAAAGCTGCGTGGAACCGAGTTCACAGACGAGGAGTTTGTCGGCCTGGAGCGCGTCCCTGATGCGCTGATAGCCCTCGGAAGCAGAGGCACCTGGGGTAAGGTGGTTGTGAAGATCCCTCAGGATGGCCAGAGCAAGTTGTAA
- a CDS encoding uncharacterized protein (Putative zn(2)Cys(6) fungal-type DNA-binding domain, transcription factor domain, fungi), whose product MVPESTSSPGESSDLGDTQQRAGAAKSKATIRASLACVPCRSKHVKCDSALPACFRCRLDDKTCYYAKSRRGIRDAKKRSLVNDPIGPPSASTSSPVSFPSPETSLEIPINVGDKLPGGRSLIKNPYISSPTSLLFDLYFTNFHDTHPWLLPKDQLLRRIRSNSEPFHFLASCIVYVGSLFSRAIHSEKLREKAFSLASGSLPMTSWTVQGLLVLSVAACGEGRMDLSAGWMNAATHMALELGMQEKEFADAELDRFTSESFRRTYWALYWHGNMRAMREESPTFTLLGVVATTELPCEEWEYQSGAREPLLLLVDSMSSFVLTRNQEIPQSLSLKQYDAKDPMNDKSYSSWTYLIDLCRLCGELILPMPTLPPGLLLDTIDRADSRIVSWLITLPKWKQHLVDSGGTVDMILFHAISYAHDLRIKMQLPLGASELGIQDILTLGPLFGNRDLLPPMIPRSLASPYPWFECSTALQAGITTISLFHFSLPPARYSPACIIGLQRASLPLLNARVYGKTGSPVLQEKLDLLLGVLKVAGDVWPVARNIGSEMSDVLRNANTTYQRNVVSGFSSSLGAFVTGMASFGSVQDPNMFPFSDPRTAEELFQWSPGFM is encoded by the exons ATGGTGCCCGAGTCGACATCTAGTCCTGGAGAATCCAGTGATCTAGGGGACACACAACAACGCGCTGGAGCTGCCAAGTCTAAGGCCACCATACGGGCGTCTCTCGCCTGTGTACCCTGTCGATCGAAACACGTAAAGTGTGACTCGGCTTTGCCAGCCTGCTTCAGATGTCGTCTAGACGATAAAACCTGCTACTACGCCAAATCTCGACGAGGAATTCGAGACGCTAAGAAGCGCAGTCTTGTCAACGATCCCATTGGCCCTCCCTCAGCTTCCACTAGCTCACCAGTCTCCTTTCCTTCCCCCGAGACGAGTCTTGAAATACCCATCAATGTGGGCGACAAACTACCGGGAGGACGGTCTCTGATCAAGAATCCCTATATCTCCTCGCCGACTTCACTCCTATTCGACCTCTATTTTACAAACTTTCACGACACGCATCCGTGGCTGCTTCCCAAGGATCAACTCCTGCGTCGGATCCGGTCCAATTCCGAGCCGTTTCACTTCCTAGCAAGCTGCATTGTTTATGTAGGATCTCTCTTCTCGAGGGCCATCCACTCAGAGAAACTGCGAGAAAAGGCTTTCAGCTTGGCTAGTGGCAGCCTTCCGATGACTTCCTGGACCGTCCAGGGCCTTCTCGTCTTGAGTGTCGCGGCATGTGGAGAGGGTCGGATGGACCTGAGTGCCGGGTGGATGAATGCTGCAACCCATATGGCCCTTGAGCTTGGAATGCAAGAAAAGGAATTTGCCGATGCCGAACTTGATAGGTTCACATCGGAGAGTTTTAGGAGGACGTACTGGGCGCTCTACTGGCACGGCAACATGCGGGCGATGCGCGAAGAGTCGCCGACATTTACCTTGTTAGGCGTCGTTGCGACTACAGAGCTTCCTTGTGAAGAGTGGGAGTACCAGTCAGGGGCACGTGAGCcattgcttcttcttgtggACTCAATGTCCAGTTTTGTGCTAACACGAAATCAGGAGATCCCTCAATCTTTATCGTTGAAACAATACGACGCCAAAGATCCGATGAACGACAAGAGCTATTCATCGTGGACTTACCTGATCGATCTGTGCCGCCTTTGTGGAGAGCTGATACTTCCAATgccgacgttgccgccgggGCTACTATTAGACACCATCGACAGAGCCGACTCCAGAATCGTGAGTTGGTTGATCACTCTGCCTAAATGGAAACAACACTTGGTAGATTCGGGAGGCACTGTCGACATGATTCTCTTTCACGCGATTTCATATGCGCACGA CTTGAGGATCAAGATGCAACTACCTTTGGGAGCTTCGGAACTCGGTATTCAAGACATTTTGACCCTTGGTCCGCTCTTTGGGAACCGAGATCTCTTGCCTCCCATGATACCACGGTCCCTTGCCTCTCCTTACCCGTGGTTTGAATGTTCGACGGCTCTCCAGGCAGGGATTACCACTATCAGCCTCTTCCACTTCTCGCTCCCACCAGCGCGATACAGCCCAGCGTGCATCATTGGCTTACAACGGGCGTCTCTTCCGTTGCTCAATGCTAGAGTGTACGGAAAGACCGGGTCACCAGTATTGCAAGAGAAGCTTGATCTTTTGCTTGGTGTACTGAAGGTAGCTGGCGATGTCTGGCCTGTTGCCAGGAACATTGGTAGTGAGATGAGCGACGTGTTGAGGAACGCGAACACCACATATCAGCGCAACGTAGTATCTGGTTTCAGTTCGAGCCTAGGCGCTTTCGTTACAGGCATGGCATCATTTGGAAGCGTTCAAGACCCCAACATGTTCCCCTTCTCCGACCCCAGAACAGCAGAAGAGTTGTTTCAATGGAGTCCTGGTTTTATGTGA
- a CDS encoding Putative glycosyl hydrolase 36, aldolase-type TIM barrel, glycoside hydrolase superfamily: MSSDNYNFADVFQAVFISNQKPAPEPIAEKMKALIQSYPPLGQYTQVSNGRLTVTAVLEIPASRANEPWEVALWHSSDGAEWVETVLARVLDENAPTTLQMVPDYVRRLFYSASVAFNKSLQFTLKFRHSNGEPWRWTRDELGVGDGTVVLNAKPVFESVSERFDDIVPDLNPAWEVKSLMSQCPGTRLWSLKAAVDGVEGDVSQLADFSLGVPWGGFLRWFALIRIWSPWLAPRHGRDSLALDKDGVLCSFLSPEGKHLVFLAVSGVNNVLSVFRNNESGQLSVHARNDGIHSESAIILAATGDNFESANAAVMYQARNYILQEKKASNELLAEMKAIDEGVKPEWMENWYDGLGYCTWNALGQRLTEEKVLDALDKLEENNIKVTSLIIDDNWQTIDYRGHGQFQHGWVEFEADPKAFPKGLKATVAQIRQNHPHIQHIAVWHALLGYWAGISPDGKIAQQYKTVDVIREDAERRNLPLGGKMTVVAKEDVDRFYNDFYKFLADSGIQGVKTDAQFMTDTWISASARRELIDAYLDAWTISSLRHFSIKAISCMSQTPQIMFYNQMPRNRPAILCRNSDDFFPEIPASHPWHVWTNAHNSLLTQHLNVLPDWDMFQTVHDYSGFHAAARCVSGGPIYITDVPGQHNLDLIKQMTGPTIRGKTVILRPSVVGKTIDPYTGYDDDGLLKVGSYHGAAVTGTPILGVFNVSARPLTEILPLAYFSGVLPSMRYVVRAHSSGKVSRPVSPGSTASSLTVSLDVRGYDIFTAYPLSSFDSEVKGKVWTANLGLVGKMTGAAAILNSDFMLRHDGKVELKTRLKVLGVLGLFISKLPELTIGDDFLITIQNQVIPVHTVSISKSHDSVVEIDIEKAWQEMGLHPGWSNEVEITVIFAIDHEGSGDA, from the exons ATGTCATCAGACAACTACAACTTCGCCGACGTTTTTCAAGCTGTCTTCATCTCAAATCAGAAGCCAGCACCGGAGCCCATCGCTGAAAAAATGAAGGCTCTCATTCAAAGCTACCCCCCGTTGGGTCAATATACGCAGGTTTCGAATGGACGCCTCACAGTGACTGCAGTTCTCGAGATACCTGCGTCCCGCGCAAATGAGCCGTGGGAGGTTGCTCTATGGCACTCCAGTGATGGAGCTGAGTGGGTTGAGACTGTTCTCGCTCGTGTTCTCGACGAAAACGCTCCGACGACCTTGCAGATGGTCCCGGACTACGTTCGGCGGCTTTTCTACTCCGCTTCCGTTGCGTTCAACAAATCGCTCCAATTTACCCTCAAATTCCGGCACAGCAACGGTGAACCTTGGAGGTGGACCCGTGACGAGCTCGGAGTTGGTGATGGTACGGTGGTCCTGAATGCGAAGCCCGTGTTCGAGAGCGTTTCCGAACGCTTCGACGACATTGTCCCTGATTTGAACCCTGCATGGGAAGTGAAATCCTTGATGAGCCAATGCCCCGGGACTCGGCTATGGTCTCTGAAGGCCGCCGtagacggcgtcgagggggATGTTTCGCAGCTTGCCGACTTCTCGTTGGGCGTGCCATGGGGAGGCTTCCTGAG ATGGTTTGCCCTCATTCGTATCTGGTCACCGTGGCTGGCTCCTCGCCATGGGAGGGATTCGCTTGCTCTGGACAAAGACGGCGTGCTTTGTTCGTTCCTGAGCCCGGAGGGAAAACATCTGGTCTTTCTCGCCGTCAGTGGGGTCAATAACGTTCTCTCTGTTTTCCGCAACAACGAATCCGGGCAACTATCTGTCCAT GCTCGCAATGACGGCATACACTCCGAGTCAGCCATCATTCTGGCTGCCACAGGAGACAATTTTGAGAGCGCCAACGCTGCTGTCATGTACCAGGCCCGGAACTATATTCTGCAAGAGAAAAAGGCGAGCAATGAGCTATTGGCGGAAATGAAGGCCATCGATGAAGGCGTCAAGCCTGAATGGATGGAGAATTGGTATGACGGGTTGGGTTACT GCACTTGGAATGCTCTCGGACAGCGTCTGACGGAAGAAAAGGTGCTAGATGCTCTTgacaagctcgaggagaaTAACATCAAAGTCACCAGCCTCATTATCGACGACAACTGGCAAACCATTGACTACAGAGGACATGGTCAGTTCCAACACGGCTGGGTCGAATTTGAGGCCGACCCAAAAGCATTCCCAAAGGGGTTGAAAGCCACGGTAGCGCAAATCCGGCAGAACCACCCGCACATTCAACACATTGCCGTATGGCATGCTCTCCTAG GGTACTGGGCGGGAATTTCACCTGACGGTAAGATTGCGCAGCAATACAAAACAGTAGACGTCATTAGAGAGGACGCCGAGCGACGCAACCTGCCCCTCGGAGGTAAGATGACTGTAGTGGCCAAAGAGGACGTGGACAGGTTCTACAATGACTTCTACAAGTTTCTCGCAGACTCTGGGATACAGGGCGTCAAGACAGACGCTCAATTTATGACAGACACATGGATTTCGGCCAGCGCGCGTCGCGAGTTGATCGACGCCTACCTCGATGCGTGGACGATATCCTCACTGCGACATTTCAGCATCAAGGCCATATCCTGCATGTCGCAGACGCCGCAGATTATGTTTTATAATCAGATGCCGCGCAACCGGCCCGCGATTCTCTGCCGCAACTCAGACGACTTCTTCCCCGAGATCCCGGCCTCGCACCCCTGGCACGTCTGGACCAATGCACACAACAGTCTACTCACGCAGCACCTCAACGTCCTGCCCGACTGGGACATGTTCCAAACTGTGCACGACTACTCGGGTTTCCACGCCGCGGCGCGCTGTGTCAGCGGAGGGCCGATCTACATTACCGACGTCCCCGGTCAGCACAATTTGGATCTGATCAAGCAGATGACGGGGCCGACGATCCGCGGCAAGACTGTCATCTTGCGGCCCAGCGTAGTGGGAAAGACCATAGACCCTTACACGGGAtatgacgacgacggtctgCTCAAGGTTGGAAGCTACCACGGCGCCGCTGTTACGGGAACCCCGATTCTCGGCGTATTCAATGTCTCGGCGCGGCCGCTGACGGAGATCCTTCCCCTCGCCTACTTCTCCGGGGTCCTGCCATCCATGCGCTATGTTGTTCGGGCGCACTCTAGCGGGAAAGTCAGCCGGCCCGTATCCCCCGGCTCTACCGCTTCCTCTCTGACGGTGTCTCTGGATGTCCGCGGATACGACATCTTCACCGCCTACCCGCTCTCGAGCTTCGACAGCGAAGTCAAAGGCAAGGTGTGGACGGCTAACTTGGGTTTGGTGGGCAAGATGACGGGCGCGGCCGCCATTCTAAACAGCGATTTCATGTTGCGACACGATGGCAAGGTCGAGCTCAAAACTCGCCTCAAGgtgctcggcgtcctcg GTCTCTTCATATCCAAGCTGCCAGAGTTGACGATAGGCGACGACTTTCTCATCACCATCCAAAACCAAGTGATCCCCGTGCACACTGTGTCCATCAGCAAGAGCCACGACTCCGTTGTCGAGATTGACATTGAAAAGGCATGGCAGGAAATGGGTCTTCACCCCGGATGGAGCAACGAGGTTGAGATTACGGTCATCTTTGCAATTGACCATGAAGGGTCCGGGGATGCCTAG
- a CDS encoding Putative importin-beta domain, armadillo-like helical, whose amino-acid sequence MSFAIEVPGDANPLSLQELCRVLESATSSDYARRQAAGQQLSSWETDRGYFSTLQTVFLDKSLPHEIRFLAVIQLKNGIDKYWRLLPHVRGGLDPDEKNIVRQRLFQGTLEEEETGLSLHNSLVTAKVIRIDYPQHWPDAVPQIIGLVRSSKDGNQQHLYGALQILLRVVKELGTARLRRSQTALQSVTPEMVYLLGEIYAEKSAVWVGFLTNGRGDEDAADIAMLNSLIALKTIRRLVVVGYEAPHKDKTVEQFWTVSQNHFGQFLGFVSHDSPVPAPYQDTVGKHLLQFTKLHIDMSEAHPASFVVLPNSLPLVHGYWDLVAKFAEVFEKSGGIRQSSGDSGPSESKSKVEGPLLERLALRGLLLMRACLRIAFYPKQTFKYRSAEAKKDENEAVALIKQELFKNEFVVQMANTIITHLFVFRKADLDAWEEDPEEWEQQEQSEGNAYEWEVRPCAEKLFLDLLVNFKELMIPPLLSYFQTATNPQSDIATKEAVYTAVGLAAPYVLHEFDFDSLLVSTILQDAQQQGPLYKVLRRRIAIMVSQWVTVKIADNSRPLIYEMFRHFLNPADPTNDIVVRITAARQLRWIVDELAFSAEAFLPYAADVLNELLQLIQNIDVDETKLAVLESMRILVMRLENYVSQFADFIMSNLPGIWENSGSEEYMIKQAIIAIFAALVMAMGSDSQRFQHLMVPLLSEAAKPGSDLHTYLIDEALDLWNSVLMQSNPPLSAEIMSIAELSLPLLEYQTETAAQTLSVVESYILLGTQTVMEDRLRRPFLQALSGVLDSTSREQVRLGTVCIEYLIRAASELGGTQVIFQDLLEIGFLGKIMESLHDAWEANQTTGPNKKISKLSTITERDYFAILSRLVIADPATFVTMLTSFGPLDRVWGWLSDEWFTHLGALDHLPRQKLSLLALTRLLELPQPVQNLTLAKLQDYFTLWTGTISELQDGTTDGTDSLIWQELEPTDYDTPKSVKETEFSQKDPIHTVNAMYFVKERLQDVVQRSGGEQQFEQEWATNVDKDVLQKFWSLTQTTRA is encoded by the exons ATGAGCTTCGCCATCGAGGTACCTGGCGACGCCAACCCCCTCAGTTTGCAGGAGCTCTGTCGCGTCCTCGAATCCGCAACTTCGTCAGATTACGCGCGTAGACAAGCCGCCGGGCAGCAGCTTTCGTCATGGGAGACCGATAGGGGCTATTTCTCTACACTCCAG accgtcttcctcgacaagtCTCTCCCCCACGAGATTCGATTCCTCGCCGTGATCCAGCTTAAGAACGGAATCGACAAGTACTGGCGTCTACTACCCCATGTCAGAGGTGGACTAGACCCGGATGAGAAGAATATCGTCCGGCAGCGCTTGTTCCAGGGCACgctcgaagaggaggagacgggTCTTTCATTACATAACTCTCTGGTCACAGCCAAAGTCATTAGGATCGACTACCCGCAACACTGGCCGGATGCCGTACCACAAATTATCGGCCTTGTCAGATCATCCAAGGACGGCAATCAACAGCATCTTTATGGCGCTCTGCAGATTCTTCTCCGAGTTGTGAAGGAGCTTGGCACTGCTCGCCTCCGAAGATCCCAAACGGCCCTCCAGTCCGTCACTCCCGAGATGGTATACTTGTTGGGGGAGATCTACGCCGAGAAATCGGCAGTCTGGGTTGGATTCCTCACAAATGGCcgtggcgacgaggatgctgCCGACATAGCCATGCTCAACAGTCTCATTGCTCTCAAGACGATTAGACGGTTAGTGGTGGTAGGCTACGAGGCTCCTCACAAAGACAAAACGGTTGAGCAGTTCTGGACAGTGTCCCAGAATCACTTCGGGCAGTTCCTCGGGTTTGTCAGCCACGATTCTCCTGTTCCCGCGCCCTACCAAGATACGGTGGGGAAGCATCTTCTGCAGTTTACGAAGCTCCACATCGACATGTCCGAGGCGCACCCCGCCAGCTTCGTCGTCCTGCCGAATTCCTTGCCCCTTGTACACGGGTATTGGGACTTGGTGGCAAAGTTCGCAGAAGTTTTTGAGAAATCGGGCGGTATCCGGCAGTCCTCCGGCGATTCGGGCCCTTCGGAGTCAAAGTCGAAGGTCGAGGGACCTCTGCTGGAGAGATTGGCACTGAGGGGCTTGCTCTTGATGAGGGCATGTCTAAGAATTGCTTTCTATCCCAAGCAAACCTTCAAATACCGAAGTGCAGAGGCCAAGAAGGATGAGAACGAGGCCGTTGCTCTCATCAAGCAAGAACTCTTCAAAAACGAGTTCGTAGTACAGATGGCCAACACAATCATCACACATCTCTTCGTGTTCCGGAAGGCCGATTTAGACGCCTGGGAGGAAGATCCGGAGGAGTGGGAGCAGCAAGAACAAAGCGAAGGCAACGCCTACGAATGGGAAGTTCGTCCCTGCGCCGAAAAGCTTTTCCTGGATCTGCTCGTCAATTTCAAGGAACTCATGATACCCCCTCTGCTTTCATACTTCCAGACCGCGACGAACCCACAGTCAGACATCGCAACCAAGGAGGCAGTGTATACGGCCGTGGGTCTGGCCGCGCCGTATGTGTTGCACGAGTTCGATTTTGACAGTCTTCTGGTCTCGACTATCCTTCAAGATGCGCAGCAGCAAGGGCCCTTATATAAGGTCCTCCGCAGACGCATCGCGATTATGGTCAGCCAATGGGTCACGGTCAAGATCGCCGATAACAGCAGACCCCTCATTTACGAAATGTTCCGACACTTCCTGAATCCCGCCGACCCAACCAACGATATCGTTGTCAGAATCACGGCCGCACGTCAGCTGAGGTGGATCGTGGACGAGCTTGCCTTCAGCGCAGAGGCATTTCTACCCTACGCAGCCGATGTGCTCAATGAACTTCTCCAACTCATCCAGAAtatcgacgtcgacgagacgaAACTCGCTGTTCTGGAGTCCATGCGAATTCTAGTTATGCGACTGGAAAACTATGTGTCTCAGTTCGCAGACTTTATCATGTCGAACCTCCCCGGTATCTGGGAAAACTCTGGATCAGAGGAGTACATGATCAAGCAAGCCATCATTGCCATATTCGCTGCCTTAGTCATGGCTATGGGCAGCGACTCTCAGAGGTTTCAACATTTGATGGTCCCGTTGTTGTCAGAAGCCGCCAAGCCTGGCTCTGATCTGCATACAtacctcatcgacgaggctTTGGATCTGTGGAACTCCGTTCTCATGCAAAGCAATCCACCCCTGTCTGCCGAAATCATGAGTATCGCAGAGCtgtctctcccccttctggAATACCAGACGGAGACCGCTGCTCAAACACTCTCGGTGGTTGAGTCTTACATCCTTCTCGGAACCCAGACAGTTATGGAAGATAGATTGCGACGCCCTTTTTTGCAAGCACTGTCAGGGGTTCTAGACTCCACAAGCCGAGAGCAGGTCAGACTCGGCACAGTCTGTATAGAGTACCTCATTCGAGCAGCCTCTGAGCTTGGCGGAACGCAGGTGATTTTCCAGGACCTCCTGGAGATCGGGTTCCTTGGGAAGATCATGGAGTCCCTCCATGATGCCTGGGAGGCCAACCAAACGACCGGGCCGAACAAAAAGATCAGCAAGCTCAGCACAATAACAGAACGCGACTACTTCGCGATCCTCTCTCGTCTAGTCATTGCTGACCCGGCTACCTTCGTCACAATGCTCACCTCTTTCGGTCCTCTGGATCGGGTTTGGGGCTGGCTTAGTGACGAGTGGTTCACCCACCTTGGCGCCTTAGACCATCTTCCTAGACAGAAGCTGTCTCTTCTTGCCCTAACGCGTCTTTTGGAGCTTCCGCAGCCAGTGCAGAATCTGACCCTCGCCAAGCTGCAAGACTACTTTACTCTCTGGACGGGCACCATTTCCGAGCTCCAGGACGGCACGACGGATGGTACCGACTCGCTTATTTGGCAAGAACTTGAGCCCACTGACTACGACACCCCCAAAAGCGTTAAGGAAACGGAGTTCAGCCAGAAGGACCCTATCCACACGGTGAACGCCATGTATTTCGTCAAGGAGAGGCTTCAGGATGTCGTCCAGCGATCTGGCGGTGAGCAGCAGTTCGAGCAGGAGTGGGCCACCAACGTGGACAAGGACGTTTTGCAAAAGTTTTGGTCGTTGACGCAAACCACGAGGGCATAG